The Ammoniphilus sp. CFH 90114 genome contains a region encoding:
- a CDS encoding YcdB/YcdC domain-containing protein yields the protein MKKNRSWSRLLYSTLAASLMATAIPMSVGAQGVSVRMEQAVPVQAVEESSEVQQEAKVSREKAMEIAKGIAGSLDGFDEPHASRRTGMMGPYNNEDVWEINWSKRGPQYAHVSVTVDAQTGVIRNYNRHVESEQEVKLPPNVKYTDAIKIAEEFVKKHYGEKMANFELQQREGDEWGKVIRTPHDNYEVRFVEKVNGVPFGTNQLSVQLNGDGKIRHVYYHSMDNVKFAPVQGVLNKEEILKKLSEALDMKLAYQVEGYYPQPGQQGQEPKVFLGYQPTPYLHMIDAKTGEGIDHRGKGLPKDGDLIKVAETKQAEPAKKLAQPLTQEEAMNRIKEFIDLPKEVSISTVRLEEQMGRKIWQFHFEYRTPRYGSGWQGGSIDAETGELLQIDIAHYTREKAAQAAEAENKEPEQKEYKISPEQAKEKALAFVKEQSKDKLHQLYLSPQPSEEPNAFSPFYRFHLERRVGGILFPFHHVSVTVSAETGEIVEYRQNWDWSLKLPEVGQVVEPDQAKEAFLKDVDVVLEYQVIQEKDYHRYGYATKSDEPAEARLVYRVQRDYGGEPSYLDAHTGKWLSLKTGEEVVAKEEKPSIQDLKGHWAEEELKYLLETGVLEAKDGKVAPETEITRGDFIDMLLGVIDGNHRRHYYPGQQPSQPSFKDVPTDHKYSLAVEWAVERGVLEKGSEFRPDDQITREEAASFLVRALGYNKLAQHESMFTMNYEDTGEIKAKGEVAIVTGIGIMNGYEGKFHPDQALTRASAAVTLFKFLEKRMEYRPTIRY from the coding sequence ATGAAGAAAAATCGAAGTTGGTCTCGTCTATTATATTCCACATTGGCAGCATCCTTAATGGCGACTGCAATCCCTATGTCTGTTGGAGCTCAGGGGGTATCCGTTCGCATGGAGCAGGCTGTGCCTGTTCAAGCGGTTGAGGAATCTAGCGAAGTTCAACAAGAAGCAAAGGTTTCTCGTGAAAAAGCGATGGAGATTGCAAAGGGGATCGCGGGTAGCCTGGACGGGTTTGATGAGCCCCATGCATCCCGTCGGACCGGGATGATGGGTCCTTACAATAATGAGGATGTCTGGGAAATCAACTGGTCAAAGAGAGGTCCTCAGTATGCTCATGTTAGTGTCACTGTGGATGCCCAAACCGGGGTGATTCGCAATTATAACCGCCATGTAGAAAGTGAGCAAGAGGTGAAGCTGCCTCCGAATGTGAAGTATACAGACGCAATCAAGATCGCGGAAGAGTTTGTGAAGAAGCATTACGGCGAGAAAATGGCGAATTTCGAATTGCAGCAGCGTGAGGGCGATGAATGGGGAAAGGTCATCCGCACCCCGCATGATAACTATGAAGTGAGATTCGTGGAGAAGGTCAATGGAGTCCCATTTGGCACCAATCAATTGAGCGTTCAATTGAATGGAGACGGTAAGATTAGGCATGTCTATTACCATTCCATGGACAATGTAAAATTTGCTCCGGTACAGGGTGTCCTTAACAAAGAGGAAATCCTCAAGAAGCTAAGTGAGGCTCTTGATATGAAGCTGGCCTATCAAGTAGAGGGCTATTATCCTCAACCAGGGCAGCAGGGACAGGAGCCGAAGGTCTTCTTAGGCTATCAGCCCACCCCTTATTTGCATATGATCGATGCTAAGACAGGGGAAGGGATTGACCATCGTGGGAAGGGTTTGCCAAAGGATGGAGACTTGATCAAGGTCGCTGAAACGAAGCAAGCCGAACCCGCGAAGAAGCTGGCTCAACCTCTTACGCAAGAAGAGGCGATGAATCGGATTAAAGAGTTTATTGACCTTCCAAAAGAAGTTTCCATCTCGACGGTTCGCTTAGAGGAACAGATGGGTCGTAAGATCTGGCAGTTCCACTTTGAGTATCGTACCCCTCGTTATGGTTCAGGTTGGCAAGGTGGATCCATCGATGCGGAAACAGGAGAGCTTCTGCAGATCGATATCGCTCACTATACTAGGGAAAAGGCTGCTCAGGCAGCTGAGGCGGAAAACAAGGAACCTGAGCAAAAAGAGTATAAGATTTCTCCAGAACAAGCTAAAGAAAAGGCTCTTGCCTTCGTCAAGGAACAAAGCAAGGATAAGCTGCATCAGCTCTATTTGTCGCCACAGCCTTCAGAGGAGCCTAACGCCTTTTCTCCTTTCTATCGATTCCACCTGGAGAGACGAGTTGGCGGCATTCTTTTCCCTTTCCACCATGTATCCGTCACCGTTTCTGCGGAAACAGGAGAGATTGTGGAGTATCGCCAGAATTGGGATTGGAGCTTAAAGTTGCCTGAGGTTGGCCAGGTCGTCGAACCTGATCAAGCGAAGGAAGCCTTTTTGAAGGATGTTGACGTGGTTCTCGAGTATCAAGTTATTCAGGAGAAAGACTATCATCGTTATGGATACGCTACGAAATCTGATGAGCCAGCAGAAGCTCGATTGGTTTATCGTGTTCAGAGAGACTACGGCGGCGAACCATCCTATTTAGATGCTCATACTGGCAAATGGTTGAGCCTGAAGACGGGAGAAGAGGTCGTTGCGAAGGAAGAGAAGCCTTCGATCCAGGATCTTAAGGGACATTGGGCGGAAGAAGAACTGAAGTATCTTCTCGAAACCGGTGTACTTGAGGCAAAAGACGGAAAGGTAGCACCCGAAACGGAGATCACCCGTGGTGACTTTATCGATATGCTGCTAGGAGTCATTGATGGCAACCACCGCCGACACTATTATCCTGGCCAACAGCCTAGTCAGCCTTCCTTTAAGGACGTTCCGACAGATCATAAGTATTCTTTAGCTGTGGAATGGGCCGTTGAACGGGGAGTTCTTGAGAAAGGTTCAGAATTCCGCCCGGATGATCAGATCACCCGTGAAGAAGCAGCGTCATTCTTGGTTCGCGCTTTAGGCTATAACAAACTTGCTCAACATGAGAGCATGTTTACCATGAACTATGAAGATACGGGTGAGATCAAGGCAAAAGGGGAAGTCGCTATCGTAACCGGTATTGGTATAATGAACGGCTATGAAGGTAAGTTCCATCCTGATCAAGCTCTAACCCGAGCAAGTGCGGCCGTCACGCTCTTTAAATTTTTAGAGAAGCGTATGGAGTACAGACCGACAATTCGATATTAA